One genomic window of Flavobacteriales bacterium includes the following:
- a CDS encoding gliding motility-associated C-terminal domain-containing protein yields PIYDVQGPDVFTVSVIGSNGCIGLDEVEMTINPNLEVFSGFTPDNGDGVNDEWLIGNRELFPAMVVSVYNRWGDQLFISEEGYPTPWNGTYENKPLPVGTYYYIIELNDPKFPDPITGPLTIFR; encoded by the coding sequence TCCGATCTATGATGTGCAAGGCCCAGATGTGTTCACCGTGTCCGTTATCGGATCGAATGGATGTATCGGACTGGATGAGGTCGAGATGACCATCAATCCCAATCTGGAGGTATTCTCTGGATTCACACCGGATAACGGAGATGGGGTCAACGATGAATGGCTTATCGGAAATAGGGAATTATTCCCTGCCATGGTGGTATCCGTGTATAATAGATGGGGGGATCAGTTATTCATCTCAGAAGAAGGTTATCCCACACCTTGGAATGGTACCTACGAGAATAAGCCGCTCCCTGTGGGGACATACTATTACATCATAGAACTGAACGACCCCAAATTTCCGGACCCTATCACAGGGCCCCTAACCATTTTCAGATGA
- a CDS encoding type IX secretion system membrane protein PorP/SprF — protein sequence MMSRLLTISFLLMLLGAEAQQIQQYSQFFMNDYALNPGIAGLRENIEVRSNNRYQWEGITDAPRTYTLSINVPVADEGLGFGAYLFTDIVGPTRRIGFQAGGSYHLPLNDKMKLGIGFSVGVLEYSVDGEKIELADNGDGALMNLLGTTRVVDAKAGVILNAEDFYVGFSVPQIAQNNLDIYASSVAGSSTLVTHYFLMGGYRYEINEDYTIEPNVLAKYVSPAPIKLDISLRGIWKDKVWLGGGYRNGDAFVAMVGVRLNDQILIGYSHDFTTSDIQNYSSGTHEIMLGLDIPKPE from the coding sequence ATGATGAGTAGACTATTGACCATATCGTTCCTGTTGATGCTACTCGGTGCAGAAGCACAACAGATCCAGCAGTATTCTCAATTCTTCATGAATGACTATGCGCTCAATCCGGGTATAGCTGGACTTCGTGAGAATATCGAAGTACGGTCCAATAACCGCTACCAATGGGAGGGGATTACCGATGCACCGCGTACCTACACGTTGAGTATAAACGTACCGGTAGCCGATGAAGGACTGGGATTCGGGGCCTATTTATTCACTGACATAGTAGGACCTACCCGTAGGATCGGGTTCCAAGCCGGGGGTTCTTACCACCTGCCACTCAATGACAAGATGAAACTGGGTATCGGATTCTCTGTAGGGGTCTTGGAATATTCGGTTGATGGTGAGAAGATCGAGTTGGCCGATAATGGCGATGGAGCCTTGATGAACCTCCTTGGGACCACACGGGTGGTCGATGCAAAAGCCGGAGTGATATTGAATGCCGAGGATTTCTATGTGGGATTCAGTGTTCCGCAGATAGCACAGAACAATCTGGATATCTATGCCAGCAGCGTGGCGGGCAGCAGCACACTGGTCACCCATTACTTCTTGATGGGAGGGTATCGCTATGAGATCAATGAGGACTATACCATAGAGCCCAATGTCCTTGCTAAATATGTGAGCCCAGCTCCAATCAAATTGGACATCTCCCTGCGGGGAATCTGGAAGGATAAGGTCTGGTTAGGAGGCGGATACCGGAACGGAGATGCCTTTGTAGCCATGGTCGGAGTCAGACTCAATGACCAGATCCTGATCGGGTATTCACATGATTTCACTACATCCGATATTCAGAACTACTCTTCCGGCACCCACGAGATCATGCTCGGACTGGACATTCCCAAGCCTGAATAG